Proteins encoded within one genomic window of Glycine soja cultivar W05 chromosome 1, ASM419377v2, whole genome shotgun sequence:
- the LOC114414492 gene encoding transcription factor bHLH71-like, translated as MALETLASNEFSNFIIYDTISATPFSSHGSPEASFLESLVNYQEHDPAFDNSALRTRNHQAGEQESVGRRQNVVGVQVQGRKKRRRKPRVCKNKEEAETQRITHITVERNRRKQMNEHLVVLRSLMPESYVQRGDQASIVGGAIEFVKELEHLLQSLEARKLQLLHQEVVQANENTAISKLMQPPFAQFFSYPQYTWSQTPNKYTSKTKAAIADIEVTLIETHANLRILTRRNSPGQLTKLVAGFQTLCLTVLHLNVTTIDPLVFYSISAKVEEGFQLCSVDGIATAIHHLLARIEEEASLCS; from the exons ATGGCTTTGGAAACTCTTGCTTCCAATGAGTTCTCCAACTTCATTATCTATGACACTATCTCTGCAACTCCATTTAGCAGCCATGGCTCTCCGGAGGCTAGTTTCTTGGAAAGTTTAGTGAACTATCAGGAGCATGACCCTGCATTTGATAACAGCGCATTGAGGACCCGAAATCACCAAGCCGGCGAACAAGAAAGCGTTGGCAGGAGGCAGAATGTGGTGGGGGTGCAAGTGCAAGGGAGGAagaagaggagaaggaaacCAAGGGTTTGCAAAAACAAGGAAGAGGCTGAGACACAAAGAATCACCCACATTACAGTGGAAAGAAACCGCCGGAAGCAGATGAATGAACACCTTGTTGTCCTTCGTTCACTCATGCCTGAGTCCTACGTTCAAAgg GGTGACCAGGCCTCTATAGTTGGTGGTGCCATAGAGTTTGTGAAGGAGCTGGAGCACCTCTTGCAATCACTTGAAGCTAGAAAGTTGCAACTTTTACATCAAGAAGTTGTACAAGCCAATGAAAATACGGCCATTTCCAAACTCATGCAACCCCcttttgcacaatttttttcgTATCCTCAGTACACATGGTCGCAGACTCCTAACAAATACACATCCAAGACCAAAGCTGCCATAGCTGATATCGAGGTTACTTTAATCGAGACCCATGCAAATCTTCGGATTCTCACTAGGAGAAACAGCCCCGGGCAGCTAACAAAGTTAGTAGCTGGTTTTCAAACACTGTGCCTCACCGTCCTACATCTTAATGTCACCACTATAGACCCTTTGGTATTCTATTCCATCAGTGCTAAG gtTGAAGAAGGATTCCAACTTTGTTCAGTAGATGGTATTGCAACGGCAATTCATCATTTGCTTGCTAGAATCGAAGAAGAGGCTTCCCTTTGCTCTTGA